A genomic segment from Candidatus Desulfarcum epimagneticum encodes:
- a CDS encoding conserved exported hypothetical protein (Evidence 4 : Unknown function but conserved in other organisms): MMKKSLIMVFALFFLAFTGSGCSVYMAAKQPGKKNIDLVKPGVPRGLILAEFGNPVSSEVRDDGKKYEIFRFVQGYSKGAKAGRAIFHGAADVLTLGLWEAVGTPTEGTFDGKEMAFQVRYDKHGNVEEAVFLK, encoded by the coding sequence ATGATGAAGAAAAGTTTGATAATGGTTTTTGCTTTGTTTTTTTTGGCGTTTACAGGCTCCGGATGCTCCGTGTATATGGCCGCAAAACAGCCCGGCAAAAAAAATATTGATTTGGTCAAGCCCGGCGTTCCTCGAGGCCTGATTTTGGCGGAGTTCGGCAATCCTGTTTCTTCAGAAGTCCGGGATGATGGAAAAAAATATGAAATATTCCGCTTTGTCCAGGGATACAGCAAGGGGGCCAAAGCGGGCAGGGCCATCTTCCACGGCGCGGCGGATGTGCTGACTCTTGGCCTGTGGGAAGCTGTGGGGACGCCTACCGAAGGAACCTTTGACGGCAAAGAAATGGCGTTTCAAGTAAGGTATGACAAGCATGGAAACGTCGAGGAGGCTGTGTTTCTTAAATAG
- a CDS encoding conserved membrane hypothetical protein (Evidence 4 : Unknown function but conserved in other organisms) translates to MRLALQYIIAGISQGSLYVLVALGIVLIYRSSRVLNFAHGDVTTAGAFGAVFFVMVGFPWWLAMSLGLLFGAGISVLFYFGILVPAQRRDATRLGQIILTLGFALVIQGLVLRFGDTEPQTFPFFISDTKVFDVGGIIISHLSLGAFGAGIAGSLIFYLLVQKTRLGLAMRATSENLQAAQTLGLPTRGILAFSWGLAALLGTLAGFFLAASLLIDPFYMLEPFLKGFAAAILGGLNSLPGAVAGGLILGVAEALAGGFISVAFKNTLAFLIIIVVLLFRPEGLLGSEFVERI, encoded by the coding sequence ATGCGACTGGCGCTTCAATATATCATCGCGGGGATTTCCCAGGGCAGCCTTTACGTCCTGGTGGCGTTGGGGATTGTTCTGATTTACCGGTCCAGCCGGGTGCTGAATTTCGCCCACGGCGATGTGACCACCGCCGGGGCCTTCGGCGCCGTCTTTTTTGTCATGGTCGGTTTTCCGTGGTGGCTGGCCATGTCCCTGGGGCTTTTGTTCGGCGCGGGCATCTCCGTTCTTTTCTATTTCGGCATCCTGGTTCCGGCCCAGCGCAGGGACGCCACGCGTCTGGGTCAGATCATCCTCACCCTGGGTTTCGCCCTTGTGATCCAGGGGCTTGTGCTTCGTTTCGGGGACACCGAGCCCCAGACCTTTCCTTTTTTTATTTCGGACACAAAGGTGTTTGATGTGGGGGGAATCATTATCAGCCACCTGAGCCTGGGGGCCTTCGGGGCCGGGATAGCGGGCAGCCTGATTTTTTACCTGCTCGTGCAGAAAACCCGTCTCGGGCTGGCCATGCGGGCCACCTCCGAAAACCTCCAGGCGGCCCAGACCCTGGGGCTTCCCACCCGGGGAATTCTGGCCTTTTCCTGGGGGCTGGCCGCCCTTTTGGGGACCCTGGCGGGATTTTTCCTGGCCGCCTCGCTGCTCATTGATCCTTTCTACATGCTGGAGCCTTTTTTAAAAGGGTTTGCCGCCGCCATCCTGGGAGGACTGAACAGCCTGCCCGGGGCCGTGGCCGGGGGCCTCATCCTGGGAGTGGCCGAGGCGCTGGCCGGGGGATTCATATCCGTGGCCTTTAAAAACACCCTGGCCTTTCTTATCATTATCGTGGTTCTTTTGTTCCGGCCCGAGGGGCTTTTGGGCTCTGAGTTTGTGGAGCGGATTTGA
- a CDS encoding conserved membrane hypothetical protein (Evidence 4 : Unknown function but conserved in other organisms), which translates to MDLIENYAEELKFLRKPGEKFWAATLILAVFLLPFYAPEHIVYVASLIAIYSIGVMGQNLLIGYTGQISFGQAGFLCVGAFAFGHLSQAGVPWPAGILAAGIIAGIFGVLVGFPSLRLKGPYLAIVTMGFGVAVYQVFVNVPLLSGGRMGMVIERLEPVWFLSRTHVYFYLSATIAAVFALATQNLVSSYMGRAFIAVRDNDIAAEVLGVSLTFHKLLAFGLSSFYVGIQGALYAMILGYLEPNMFTFMETITFLVAVIVGGPAFVEGAFLGAAFVILVPHFFSDLKEFVPVIFGAAIIVILIFEPGGLAGRWMKIRIYFKNWPFR; encoded by the coding sequence ATGGATCTCATTGAAAATTATGCCGAAGAGTTGAAATTCTTAAGAAAACCCGGGGAAAAATTCTGGGCCGCGACGCTGATTCTGGCCGTTTTTCTCCTGCCCTTTTACGCGCCGGAGCACATCGTGTATGTGGCGTCTCTCATCGCCATTTACAGCATCGGCGTCATGGGCCAGAATCTTCTGATCGGCTACACCGGGCAAATTTCCTTCGGCCAGGCCGGTTTTTTATGCGTCGGGGCGTTCGCCTTCGGGCATCTCTCCCAGGCCGGGGTCCCCTGGCCGGCGGGGATTCTCGCGGCGGGGATCATCGCCGGAATCTTTGGGGTCCTGGTGGGTTTTCCCTCCCTTCGCCTGAAAGGCCCTTACCTGGCCATCGTCACCATGGGTTTCGGGGTGGCGGTGTACCAGGTGTTTGTCAATGTCCCCCTTTTGTCCGGGGGCCGCATGGGCATGGTCATCGAACGCCTGGAGCCCGTCTGGTTCCTTTCCAGAACCCACGTTTATTTTTACTTAAGCGCGACCATCGCCGCGGTCTTTGCCCTGGCCACGCAAAACCTGGTCTCCTCCTACATGGGCCGGGCTTTTATCGCGGTTCGGGACAATGACATCGCGGCCGAGGTCCTGGGCGTCAGCCTGACCTTTCACAAGCTTCTGGCTTTCGGCCTCAGCTCGTTTTACGTGGGAATCCAGGGGGCCCTGTACGCCATGATCCTGGGGTACCTGGAGCCCAACATGTTCACATTCATGGAGACCATCACCTTCCTGGTGGCCGTCATCGTCGGGGGGCCGGCGTTTGTGGAAGGCGCGTTCCTGGGCGCGGCCTTTGTGATCCTGGTTCCCCATTTTTTCAGCGATCTCAAGGAGTTCGTCCCGGTCATCTTCGGGGCGGCCATTATTGTGATTCTCATTTTTGAGCCCGGGGGTCTGGCGGGACGATGGATGAAGATCCGGATTTACTTTAAAAACTGGCCGTTTCGATAA
- a CDS encoding conserved hypothetical protein (Evidence 4 : Unknown function but conserved in other organisms), with the protein MTASAPQSFPEFFFQTVERRADATALRRKTRGVWNAISWREYGQRVRRAADGFLSWGLSPGDRVAILGENRPEWVVCHIGAMAAGCVSCGIYPTSSPEEIQYIVRHSESKALFVENEEQVEKVLKVIDDLFGPDAPAPNVVVWDRQGLWGFSHPRFMFFDEFMDRASGFGEENPDAGQNRAASIKASDTAMIIYTSGTTGRPKGAMISHTNILSLTESLASVIGAREDDEMLSYLPLAHIYENLISVFLAVKGGGAVNFVESLDTLALNLREVSPTVFAGVPRVWEKFVSMVEIRMSDSTPLKRLLYRAARRAGLGRLSASAGSAARFVWSLAYWPLYGGVLWHLKRQIGLERLRYAVCGAAPAGLELFQWFNAMGIPLREGYGQTESTGVIAMQRLESFKAGYVGEPLPGVEARIAEDGEILARGEGVFSGYFKNSELTKETIRDGWLYTGDIGSMDGGFLKILDRKKDIIITRGGKNITPAFIENKLKFSIYIQDAVVVGEGRKYLTALILIDEDNVTRLAQDRAIPFTTFVDLTQSPDIIEVIEKEVERVNQTLARVETIKKFRLLPRRFYAEDGDVTPTQKVKRRSVEKTYAHLIESMYDGGKTGQE; encoded by the coding sequence GTGACGGCGAGCGCGCCCCAAAGTTTTCCCGAGTTTTTTTTTCAAACCGTTGAAAGAAGGGCGGACGCCACGGCGCTTCGCCGCAAAACCCGGGGCGTCTGGAACGCCATATCCTGGAGGGAGTACGGCCAAAGGGTTCGGCGGGCCGCCGACGGTTTTCTTTCATGGGGCCTTTCTCCGGGGGACCGTGTGGCCATTTTGGGTGAGAACCGCCCCGAATGGGTCGTGTGCCACATCGGGGCCATGGCGGCGGGATGCGTCTCCTGCGGCATCTATCCCACCTCCTCCCCCGAGGAGATTCAATATATTGTCCGCCATTCCGAATCCAAAGCCCTTTTCGTGGAAAATGAAGAGCAGGTGGAAAAGGTCCTGAAAGTCATCGACGACCTGTTCGGCCCGGACGCGCCGGCGCCCAACGTCGTGGTCTGGGACCGGCAGGGGCTGTGGGGGTTTTCCCATCCCCGTTTCATGTTTTTCGACGAGTTCATGGACCGCGCGTCGGGGTTTGGAGAGGAAAATCCCGACGCGGGGCAAAACCGCGCGGCCTCCATCAAGGCGTCGGACACCGCCATGATCATCTACACCTCCGGGACCACCGGACGGCCCAAGGGGGCCATGATTTCCCACACCAATATTTTGTCCCTCACCGAGTCCCTGGCGTCGGTCATCGGGGCCCGGGAGGATGACGAAATGCTGTCCTACCTGCCCCTGGCCCATATTTACGAAAATCTCATTTCCGTGTTTCTGGCGGTGAAAGGCGGCGGGGCCGTGAATTTTGTGGAAAGCCTGGACACCCTGGCCCTTAATCTGCGGGAGGTGTCCCCCACCGTTTTCGCCGGGGTTCCCCGTGTATGGGAGAAATTCGTCTCCATGGTGGAGATACGGATGTCCGACTCCACCCCTTTGAAGCGCCTCCTGTACCGCGCGGCCCGCCGGGCGGGCCTGGGGCGTCTGAGCGCTTCCGCTGGGTCTGCGGCGCGTTTTGTATGGAGCCTGGCCTACTGGCCCCTTTACGGGGGCGTTTTGTGGCATCTCAAACGTCAGATCGGCCTTGAGCGCCTCCGATACGCGGTTTGCGGCGCGGCCCCGGCCGGCCTTGAGCTTTTCCAGTGGTTCAACGCCATGGGGATTCCCTTAAGAGAGGGCTACGGCCAGACCGAATCCACCGGGGTCATCGCCATGCAGCGCCTGGAGAGTTTCAAGGCCGGGTATGTGGGCGAGCCCCTGCCCGGTGTGGAGGCCCGGATCGCTGAAGACGGCGAGATCCTGGCCCGGGGAGAGGGGGTCTTTTCGGGCTATTTTAAAAATTCGGAGCTGACCAAAGAAACCATCCGGGACGGCTGGCTTTACACCGGGGACATCGGCTCCATGGACGGCGGTTTTCTTAAAATCCTGGACCGGAAAAAGGACATCATCATCACCCGGGGCGGGAAAAACATCACCCCGGCCTTTATCGAAAACAAGCTGAAATTCAGCATTTACATCCAGGACGCGGTGGTCGTCGGGGAGGGCCGGAAATACCTCACGGCGCTGATTCTCATCGACGAGGACAATGTCACCCGGCTGGCCCAGGACCGGGCCATTCCCTTCACGACTTTCGTGGACCTGACCCAAAGCCCCGATATCATCGAGGTCATCGAAAAAGAGGTGGAGCGGGTGAACCAGACCCTGGCCCGGGTGGAGACCATCAAAAAATTTCGACTCCTGCCCCGGCGTTTTTACGCCGAGGACGGGGATGTGACGCCCACCCAGAAGGTGAAAAGACGCTCGGTGGAAAAAACCTACGCCCATCTGATCGAATCCATGTATGACGGCGGGAAAACAGGACAGGAATAA
- the livF gene encoding leucine/isoleucine/valine transporter subunit; ATP-binding component of ABC superfamily (Evidence 2a : Function from experimental evidences in other organisms; PubMedId : 14702302, 2195019; Product type t : transporter), protein MDKKTAARRNPPRPDSGDAPLLRVANIETLYLDRIYALHGLSLSIPPNRIFAVLGPNGAGKTTMLKTIAGLLKDQPRKGVIEFMGRRIHRKSPEYVANSGIVYVPEDRGLFRELTVTENLETGAWGRKAGDVAADLELIYDLFPILKERGKQQAETLSGGQQQMLAVARAMLRRPRLLMLDEPSLGLAPRVAQDVYDALLKISRTGAAILLVEQNAGMALKIADYACIMEAGRIVLEGEPETLSKNEDVRELYLGLGQENDRSTGWRLYKKRRTW, encoded by the coding sequence TTGGATAAAAAAACGGCGGCCCGGCGAAATCCCCCCCGGCCGGACAGCGGCGACGCCCCTCTTTTGCGCGTCGCCAACATCGAGACCCTTTACCTGGACCGCATATACGCCCTTCACGGCCTGTCCCTTTCCATACCGCCCAACCGGATATTCGCGGTTCTGGGCCCCAACGGCGCCGGCAAGACCACCATGCTCAAAACCATCGCGGGCCTTTTGAAAGACCAGCCCAGGAAGGGGGTCATTGAGTTCATGGGCCGGCGGATTCACCGGAAATCCCCGGAATATGTGGCCAATTCGGGCATTGTGTACGTGCCGGAGGACCGGGGGCTCTTTCGGGAGCTGACGGTGACCGAAAATCTGGAGACCGGGGCCTGGGGGCGGAAAGCCGGAGACGTGGCGGCGGATCTTGAATTGATTTACGACCTTTTTCCCATTTTGAAAGAGCGGGGCAAACAGCAGGCCGAGACATTGTCCGGGGGCCAGCAGCAGATGCTGGCCGTGGCCCGGGCCATGCTCAGAAGGCCCCGTCTTCTCATGCTGGACGAGCCGTCCCTGGGCCTGGCGCCCCGGGTGGCCCAGGACGTTTACGACGCGCTTTTGAAAATCAGCCGGACCGGGGCCGCCATCCTCCTGGTGGAGCAAAACGCCGGAATGGCCCTTAAGATCGCCGATTACGCCTGCATCATGGAGGCCGGGCGCATCGTTTTAGAGGGAGAGCCTGAGACGCTTTCGAAAAACGAGGATGTGCGGGAGCTCTACCTGGGCCTGGGACAGGAAAACGACCGCTCCACAGGATGGCGGCTGTATAAAAAAAGGAGGACCTGGTGA
- the livG gene encoding leucine/isoleucine/valine transporter subunit; ATP-binding component of ABC superfamily (Evidence 2a : Function from experimental evidences in other organisms; PubMedId : 14702302, 2195019; Product type t : transporter), with amino-acid sequence MALLDIQNLSIQFGGIRALSDISIRADAGEILAVIGPNGSGKTTLFNCISGSYKPQGGRILFDGKDIAGLAPHRIARLGIARTFQNLRLFLNMTVLDNLLLGRHIKFRKNFLSAILRRRGEELRHRETAEELIDFLKLEAYRKTRVADCPYGIQKRAEIGRSLALEPRMLMLDEPISGLTAEEKQETAYLINEIRGRFKTAILLVEHDLRLASDLADRMAAIDSGVKICEGTPGEVRRNPDVGRAYLGGEAAVDEPSKKGDE; translated from the coding sequence ATGGCGCTGCTTGATATCCAAAACCTGTCCATCCAATTCGGCGGCATCCGCGCCCTGTCCGACATCAGCATCCGCGCGGACGCCGGCGAAATACTGGCCGTCATTGGTCCCAACGGCTCGGGCAAGACCACTCTTTTCAACTGTATATCCGGGTCGTACAAGCCCCAGGGCGGGCGAATTCTGTTCGACGGAAAGGATATCGCCGGGCTTGCCCCCCACCGGATCGCCCGGCTGGGGATCGCCAGGACCTTTCAGAATTTAAGGCTGTTTTTGAACATGACGGTTCTGGACAATCTTCTTTTAGGCCGTCACATCAAATTCAGGAAAAATTTTTTGAGCGCGATTTTAAGACGGCGGGGGGAGGAGCTGAGGCACCGGGAGACGGCGGAGGAGCTGATTGATTTTTTAAAGCTGGAGGCCTACCGAAAGACCCGGGTGGCGGACTGTCCCTACGGCATTCAGAAAAGGGCGGAAATCGGCCGTTCCCTGGCCCTGGAGCCCCGGATGCTCATGCTGGACGAACCCATATCGGGTCTGACCGCCGAGGAAAAACAGGAGACCGCCTATCTTATCAACGAGATCCGGGGCCGGTTTAAGACCGCCATTCTCCTGGTGGAGCATGATCTCAGGCTGGCCTCTGATCTGGCCGACCGCATGGCGGCCATCGACTCCGGGGTGAAAATCTGCGAGGGAACCCCCGGGGAGGTTCGCCGGAACCCGGATGTGGGCCGCGCTTATCTGGGCGGGGAGGCCGCCGTTGATGAACCTTCAAAAAAAGGCGATGAGTGA
- a CDS encoding conserved exported hypothetical protein (Evidence 4 : Unknown function but conserved in other organisms) translates to MMTFKRFFILSALLLLIPLSVSADPGVSDEEVVVGVTTPLTGPAAGWGINISGGMKAWVDHINDKGGVHGRKIKLIVKDDGYNPARAVANLQEMKNRVFAICGQLGSAPCNASKNFYPENKIPLVTAYGNINIYAEQPPEKQKYYFISYPDYEDETEYMANYALKDMGAKKIAHFYQNDDYGLGAHFGLLKALKSNPGKATLAAAVPYEVTERALGTHALKLRESGADTLILSSMMSSAAIITKEMAKIAYKPKMMGNFPLGDSIMYRIAGPSWEGTFVNMPAHMSMPGSHPEADRVAAVLTQRNPKLKGKEFLAVFGAASIMHLIKGLENTGRNLTRESFIKGMEMIRNWKPEGMGAPVTYAPGRHHGLNAIFPLVAKDGKHVPMRGYVEFKPKF, encoded by the coding sequence ATGATGACTTTCAAGCGGTTTTTTATTCTGTCGGCTCTTTTGCTTTTGATCCCTTTGTCCGTCTCGGCCGATCCGGGGGTCTCGGATGAAGAGGTGGTGGTGGGCGTCACCACTCCCCTCACCGGCCCGGCCGCCGGATGGGGCATCAACATCAGCGGCGGAATGAAGGCGTGGGTGGACCACATCAACGACAAGGGCGGGGTTCACGGCAGGAAGATCAAGCTCATCGTCAAAGACGACGGCTACAACCCGGCCCGGGCCGTGGCCAACCTGCAGGAGATGAAAAACCGGGTGTTCGCCATCTGCGGCCAGCTTGGCTCCGCCCCCTGCAACGCGTCCAAGAATTTTTACCCGGAAAACAAAATTCCCCTTGTCACCGCCTACGGCAACATCAACATCTATGCCGAGCAGCCCCCTGAAAAACAAAAATATTATTTCATCTCCTACCCGGATTATGAGGACGAGACGGAATACATGGCCAACTATGCCCTTAAGGATATGGGGGCCAAAAAAATCGCCCATTTTTACCAAAACGACGACTACGGCCTGGGCGCCCATTTCGGGCTTTTGAAGGCCCTTAAGTCCAACCCGGGAAAAGCCACGCTTGCGGCCGCCGTGCCCTACGAAGTGACCGAGCGGGCCCTGGGCACCCATGCCCTGAAGCTGAGAGAGTCCGGCGCCGACACGTTGATTTTGAGCAGCATGATGTCCAGCGCCGCCATCATCACCAAGGAGATGGCCAAAATCGCCTACAAACCCAAAATGATGGGCAACTTTCCCCTGGGCGACTCCATCATGTACAGAATCGCGGGCCCTTCCTGGGAGGGGACCTTTGTCAACATGCCGGCCCACATGAGCATGCCCGGCTCCCATCCCGAGGCCGACCGGGTGGCCGCCGTTTTGACCCAGCGGAATCCCAAGCTGAAGGGAAAAGAGTTCCTGGCGGTGTTCGGGGCCGCCTCCATCATGCATCTGATCAAGGGACTGGAAAACACCGGGAGAAATCTCACCCGGGAATCGTTTATCAAGGGAATGGAAATGATCCGGAACTGGAAGCCCGAAGGCATGGGCGCCCCGGTGACCTACGCGCCCGGCCGCCATCACGGCTTAAACGCCATTTTCCCGCTGGTGGCCAAAGACGGCAAGCATGTTCCCATGCGGGGGTATGTCGAATTTAAACCCAAGTTCTAA
- a CDS encoding NAD(P)-dependent oxidoreductase, translated as MTNARRILLTGAAGYIGGRLFDILKQRGFKLTCLVRPFENYRRLEDGETRIVFGDALDRDSLKDVFEGVDTAFYLIHSLGSKKDFRDLDRAAAENFSQSAFEGGVRRVIYLGGLAAPDEDVSDHLKSRIETGDCLRKTGVQVIEFRASIILGSGSVSFEMIRGLVERLPVMVTPRWVRVEAQPISVDDVLSYLSAAVDLETDENRVYEIGGESRVAYMDIMKEYARRRGLKRLMLPVPFLSLKLSSYWLALVTPLYADVGRKLIEGVRSPTVVRDPAASRDFDVRPVSFAKAIENALAHEDRMFEKTPWSKLSESPAAAPKKWGGVRFGNRVAESEVRNVEAGPEKIFDIISGPGPFEGFAWRLRGWMDRMAGGPGLRRDRKAPADLRPGETLDFWRVEAWEPFKRLKLLSEMKTPGRAWLEFEATPLPDGKTRLRRTVIYDPKGLWGLAYWHLVFPLHHLVFSAMTGRVARKAEEAEKG; from the coding sequence ATGACAAACGCGCGTCGCATTCTTTTAACCGGGGCCGCCGGATACATCGGGGGACGTCTGTTTGATATTTTAAAACAGCGCGGTTTTAAACTCACCTGCCTGGTTCGCCCCTTTGAAAATTACCGGCGTCTGGAGGACGGAGAGACTCGAATCGTCTTCGGAGACGCCCTGGACCGGGATTCCCTCAAAGATGTCTTTGAAGGCGTGGACACGGCCTTTTACCTGATCCATTCCCTGGGCTCCAAAAAAGACTTTCGGGATCTGGACCGCGCGGCGGCGGAAAATTTCAGCCAAAGCGCCTTTGAAGGCGGGGTCAGGCGCGTCATCTACTTAGGAGGCCTGGCCGCCCCGGATGAGGACGTGTCGGATCACTTGAAAAGCCGGATTGAAACCGGCGACTGTCTGCGAAAGACCGGGGTCCAGGTGATTGAGTTCAGGGCGTCCATCATACTCGGCTCCGGAAGCGTCTCTTTTGAAATGATCCGGGGCCTGGTGGAGAGGCTGCCGGTCATGGTCACCCCCCGGTGGGTCCGGGTTGAGGCCCAGCCCATATCGGTGGATGACGTATTGTCCTATCTGTCCGCCGCCGTCGATCTTGAGACGGACGAAAACAGGGTCTATGAGATCGGCGGTGAAAGCCGGGTGGCCTACATGGACATCATGAAAGAGTACGCCCGCCGCAGGGGCCTCAAACGCCTGATGCTGCCGGTTCCGTTTTTGTCCCTGAAGCTTTCCAGCTACTGGCTGGCCCTGGTCACCCCCCTTTACGCCGACGTGGGCCGCAAGCTCATCGAAGGCGTCCGCTCCCCCACCGTGGTGAGAGACCCGGCGGCGTCTCGGGATTTCGATGTTCGCCCGGTTTCTTTTGCAAAAGCCATTGAAAACGCCCTTGCCCACGAAGACCGGATGTTCGAAAAGACCCCGTGGTCCAAACTCTCGGAGTCCCCGGCCGCGGCGCCGAAAAAATGGGGCGGCGTCAGATTCGGAAACCGGGTGGCGGAGTCCGAGGTCCGGAATGTGGAGGCCGGCCCGGAAAAGATTTTTGACATCATCTCCGGCCCCGGGCCTTTTGAAGGTTTTGCCTGGAGGCTCAGGGGCTGGATGGACCGCATGGCCGGCGGCCCGGGACTGAGGCGGGACCGGAAAGCCCCGGCGGACCTTCGCCCGGGAGAGACCCTGGACTTCTGGCGGGTGGAGGCCTGGGAGCCGTTTAAACGCCTGAAGCTTTTGTCCGAAATGAAAACCCCGGGCCGGGCGTGGCTGGAGTTTGAGGCGACGCCCCTGCCGGATGGAAAAACCCGCCTGCGCCGGACCGTGATTTATGATCCCAAGGGTCTTTGGGGGCTGGCCTACTGGCATCTGGTCTTTCCACTTCACCATCTTGTCTTTTCGGCCATGACCGGGCGCGTGGCACGGAAAGCCGAAGAGGCGGAAAAAGGTTGA
- a CDS encoding conserved hypothetical protein (Evidence 4 : Unknown function but conserved in other organisms) → MKKTDYKKRPRAFIEDLGLKKTGDHHEIYLSDIRRAAPKNWKTLIRQPVL, encoded by the coding sequence GTGAAAAAGACAGATTACAAAAAGAGGCCGCGCGCCTTTATCGAGGATTTGGGCTTGAAAAAAACCGGGGACCACCACGAAATTTACTTAAGCGATATCCGTCGGGCGGCCCCGAAAAACTGGAAGACCCTCATCCGTCAGCCCGTGTTATAA
- a CDS encoding conserved hypothetical protein (Evidence 4 : Unknown function but conserved in other organisms), with protein MIFHPEYCKEYHKLDAQSIYFLFACTSISTGSGRIFPGKARDEARGVLQNHKPVLDKEALAMIDLDFLKKCAVFKTLGDTQLEAIHKECCREKWFEPKGEKIFAERQEISCLHLVMEGRVDLRFDLPGVETSPKNNLSSAEKHDAFGWSGLIPPHKSKLSAYCASDLCKIALVDRECLNGLFQKDPELGRRVMTNVAMIVGGRFKSLQELIAVNKGYDIMFSW; from the coding sequence TTGATTTTTCACCCCGAATATTGTAAAGAATATCATAAGCTTGATGCTCAATCAATTTATTTTCTTTTCGCCTGCACATCCATATCCACTGGGAGCGGAAGAATTTTTCCCGGCAAAGCGCGTGATGAGGCCCGGGGGGTTCTTCAAAACCATAAACCTGTTTTGGACAAGGAGGCGCTTGCCATGATTGATCTGGATTTCCTGAAGAAATGCGCGGTCTTTAAAACCCTGGGCGACACTCAACTGGAGGCGATTCACAAGGAATGCTGCCGGGAAAAATGGTTCGAGCCGAAGGGCGAAAAAATATTCGCCGAAAGACAGGAGATATCCTGCCTGCACCTGGTGATGGAGGGGCGGGTGGATCTTCGTTTTGATCTGCCCGGCGTTGAAACGTCCCCTAAAAACAACCTGTCGTCGGCGGAAAAACACGACGCCTTCGGGTGGTCGGGCCTGATTCCCCCCCACAAAAGCAAACTCTCCGCCTATTGCGCCTCGGATTTATGCAAAATCGCCCTGGTGGACCGGGAATGCCTGAACGGGCTGTTTCAGAAAGACCCCGAGCTGGGCCGCCGGGTGATGACGAATGTGGCCATGATTGTGGGAGGCCGGTTCAAAAGCCTTCAGGAGCTGATCGCCGTCAACAAGGGATATGACATTATGTTCAGCTGGTAG
- a CDS encoding conserved hypothetical protein (Evidence 4 : Unknown function but conserved in other organisms): MGKLKMGVSEFEKSHGMPVEETDFWKEMQSNRIGALLAGARLKANLSQTQLAERLGIRQNMISDYERGKRRLSPSMAKRMAKVLQIKAERIS, translated from the coding sequence TTGGGAAAATTAAAAATGGGCGTTTCGGAATTTGAAAAATCCCATGGCATGCCTGTGGAAGAGACTGATTTCTGGAAAGAGATGCAGTCCAACAGGATCGGCGCCCTTCTGGCCGGCGCCAGACTCAAGGCAAATCTGTCTCAGACACAGCTCGCCGAAAGACTCGGCATCCGCCAGAATATGATCAGCGATTATGAAAGGGGCAAACGCAGACTTTCCCCATCAATGGCAAAACGTATGGCAAAGGTTCTTCAAATCAAAGCGGAAAGGATTTCCTGA